In one Lolium rigidum isolate FL_2022 chromosome 3, APGP_CSIRO_Lrig_0.1, whole genome shotgun sequence genomic region, the following are encoded:
- the LOC124701489 gene encoding extensin-like — protein METLVISQQQQQRSHHHHSGRRRRPSPHFSSPHPMRGYQAVNCRAFHSSVSIGILPSPPTPPPARPTRNYSPEPKTPKQQQQLHNGKKRSRAIPITPSAGSPPTGPELWAGPAYSNSPPPSSLPIPKFSSLHQKRSVSLELPPADRSDHVELLVHAKSAPSTPTAGSTLGFFGDDDTAIATENLRRILHLDIA, from the coding sequence ATGGAGACTCTGGTCAtctcgcagcagcagcagcagcgcagccaccaccaccactccggCCGCCGGAGGAGGCCATCGCCGCACTTCTCATCGCCCCACCCCATGCGCGGCTACCAGGCCGTCAACTGCCGCGCCTTCCACTCCAGCGTCAGCATCGGCATCCTGCCGTCCCCGCCCACGCCACCACCTGCACGCCCCACACGGAACTACTCCCCGGAGCCCAAGACcccgaagcagcagcagcagctgcacaACGGGAAGAAGCGCAGCCGAGCCATCCCCATCACTCCATCAGCAGGATCTCCTCCTACCGGTCCCGAGCTCTGGGCCGGCCCGGCCTACTCCAACTCGCCGCCGCCCAGCTCACTGCCCATACCAAAGTTCTCCTCCCTCCACCAGAAGCGCAGTGTCTCGCTCGAGTTGCCGCCTGCTGACCGATCCGACCATGTCGAGCTGCTTGTGCATGCCAAGTCAGCACCTTCCACACCCACTGCCGGCTCAACTCTGGGCTTCTTTGGTGACGACGACACTGCCATTGCGACGGAGAATCTCAGGAGGATCCTCCATCTGGATATCGCCTAG
- the LOC124696460 gene encoding uncharacterized protein LOC124696460, translating to MAMEVESAKCECCELREDCTRGYILGVKADFGGRWLCGLCSEAVREEGRKRGMEEALEDHMAFCRGWCRSKDPALRVADGMRQMLLRRRRSK from the coding sequence ATGGCGATGGAGGTGGAGTCGGCCAAGTGCGAGTGCTGCGAGCTAAGGGAGGACTGCACCCGGGGTTACATCCTTGGCGTGAAGGCGGACTTCGGCGGACGGTGGCTGTGCGGGCTGTGCTCGGAGGcggtgagggaggaggggaggaagaggggcATGGAGGAGGCGCTGGAGGACCACATGGCCTTCTGCCGCGGCTGGTGCAGGAGCAAGGACCCCGCTCTCAGGGTCGCCGACGGCATGCGGCAGATgctgctccggcggcggcggtctaaGTGA
- the LOC124694722 gene encoding probable RNA helicase SDE3, whose amino-acid sequence MGYHSDEEFSVAGDKPEVEFIDYQNDNTFQDYQSDDGPVVVTTPFPFENGKPKSVLVGETSADTICIENTSSEPVNLWSVRIFSSNPEDSYLLSMMTPPTNDADEEAKKAFLGLTSVEDRTLQPGQTLTIWLSCMPKEIGLHTSIVHVDIGDEKIERVAFLLADDNVSKALFSDKPYSRGRGTQGKKFECSTFVPGTRPVRQHTQGFKYKLPQYAIPVEVRELIECKQRPDVLSEELSMTNYAKFFSTLLVMEEINLEEEMRTYNMEGVSMRRRGNGFLSLEVLGLAEKRPSLVNGDYIVARHAGSNDRPYQGFIHKVEADEIFLKFDDSFHNAHHDRNKYDVSFTYNRLNMRRQYKSVHEAELIGPDILFPSQSRYRSVKKVPFKPLNPDINTEQADAVGMILGCRGVPPYLIYGPPGTGKTMTLVEAILQLYSSNRRANVLICAASNSAADHILEKLLSASYLIRPSDIFRLNAPSRQYDDVNPDFIRFCFFEDTVFKCPPMRALMRYKIVISTYMYSSTLQAEGIRRGHFTHIFLDEASQISEPEAMVPMSAFCGRDTVVVLAGDPMQLGPVVFCKQADQDGLGTSYLQRLLCDFEQYHLEDPNYVTKLLRNYRCHPAILELPSQLFYGSELIACKGDEVPSVYDCIGLPNKSFPVLFVGIQGCDEREGNNPSWFNRIEASKVVNIIRTLTRDGEVREADIGVITPYRQQVVKIKRALETFEMPDLRVGSVEQFQGQEREIIIISTVRSTVKHNENDKIFNLGFLTNYRRFNVAITRAKSLLIIVGNPHIITKDRYWDKLLRYCADNGSYQGCPLPPPEEEFGYSGYSDTRDQPAAGWEYNQEPSDRGFRHCSAPSSTEKVLEWSDRPDEDYQSAPNAGAEPQEETLQQVEEEAGQDDVQPGQNSANDDGAVDAAYVQKYTFPPGWGDVSSIPATGWD is encoded by the exons ATGGGGTATCATTCAGATGAGGAATTTTCAGTGGCTGGTGATAAGCCAGAAGTTGAGTTCATCGATTATCAGAATGATAACACTTTTCAGGATTATCAATCTGATGATGGTCCAGTGGTTGTTACGACTCCTTTCCCTTTTGAGAACGGCAAGCCTAAATCTGTCCTTGTTGGAGAAACATCCGCAGATACCATTTGCATAGAGAATACCTCGTCCGAACCTGTAAACTTGTGGAGTGTTAGAATTTTCTCTTCAAATCCAGAAGATAGCTATTTGCTGTCCATGATGACACCACCGACTAATGATGCTGATGAAGAGGCAAAGAAGGCTTTTCTTGGTTTGACTTCTGTGGAAGACCGTACACTTCAGCCTGGCCAAACTTTAACAATCTGGCTGTCCTGTATGCCAAAAGAAATTGGTTTACATACATCAATAGTGCATGTTGATATTGGGGACGAGAAGATTGAGCGTGTGGCTTTTCTATTGGCTGATGATAATGTTTCAAAGGCCTTATTTTCTGATAAACCTTATTCCAGGGGACGTGGCACTCAAGGAAAGAAATTTGAGTGTTCTACATTTGTGCCAGGTACCCGGCCGGTTCGGCAGCACACCCAAGGATTCAAGTATAAGTTACCTCAGTATGCAATACCTGTAGAAGTCCGTGAGCTCATTGAGTGTAAACAGAGACCTGATGTCCTATCTGAAGAGCTGAGCATGACAAACTATGCGAAATTCTTTAGCACTCTTTTAGTCATGGAAGAAATTAATTTGGAG GAGGAGATGAGAACATATAACATGGAGGGTGTCTCAATGAGAAGGAGGGGTAATGGTTTTTTGTCTCTTGAGGTCCTTGGTTTGGCAGAAAAAAGGCCTTCACTAGTCAATGGAGACTATATAGTTGCCAGACATGCTGGAAGTAATGATAGGCCTTATCAA GGCTTCATTCACAAGGTTGAAGCTGATGAGATATTTTTGAAATTTGATGATTCGTTTCACAACGCTCACCATGACAGGAATAAGTATGATGTTAGCTTCACATATAATAGATTGAACATGAGAAGGCAATACAAGTCTGTCCACGAGGCAGAACTTATTGGACCTGACATTCTGTTTCCCTCCCAATCCCGTTATAGAAGTGTCAAGAAGGTTCCATTTAAACCCCTGAATCCTGACATAAACACTGAGCAAGCTGATGCAGTCGGGATGATACTTGGCTGCCGAGGGGTTCCACCATACTTGATATATGGACCTCCAGGAACTGGCAAAACCATGACCCTTGTTGAGGCCATTTTGCAGCTCTATTCATCCAATAGGAGGGCAAATGTTCTCATATGTGCTGCTTCCAATAGCGCTGCTGACCATATATTGGAAAAACTGCTATCTGCTAGCTATCTGATCCGCCCAAGTGATATCTTTAGGCTAAATGCTCCTAGTCGTCAATACGATGATGTTAATCCTGATTTTATTCGGTTCTGCTTCTTTGAAGATACGGTGTTCAAGTGCCCTCCAATGCGAGCATTAATGCGGTACAAGATAGTTATATCAACCTACATGTATTCATCAACCCTACAGGCTGAGGGTATTCGCCGGGGGCATTTCACACACATTTTCTTGGATGAGGCTAGCCAAATTTCTGAACCAGAGGCAATGGTTCCTATGTCGGCCTTCTGTGGAAGAGACACCGTGGTTGTGTTAGCAGGAGATCCTATGCAATTAGGGCCGGTTGTTTTCTGTAAACAAGCAGATCAGGATGGTTTGGGGACATCGTATCTGCAAAGGCTGCTGTGTGACTTTGAGCAGTACCATTTGGAGGACCCTAACTATGTGACCAAGCTACTGAGGAACTACCGGTGTCATCCAGCAATCCTAGAGCTACCATCGCAGCTTTTCTACGGGAGTGAACTGATTGCTTGCAAGGGAGATGAAGTGCCATCTGTCTACGATTGCATTGGTCTTCCCAACAAGTCGTTCCCTGTACTTTTTGTTGGAATTCAGGGATGTGATGAAAGAGAAGGCAACAACCCATCATGGTTCAACAGAATCGAAGCTAGTAAAGTAGTAAATATCATCAGGACTCTTACAAGGGATGGTGAAGTCCGTGAAGCTGATATCGGGGTCATTACTCCATATCGTCAACAAGTTGTCAAGATAAAGAGGGCCCTAGAGACATTTGAGATGCCTGACCTGAGAGTCGGAAGTGTTGAACAATTCCAGGGCCAAGAAAGGGAAATAATTATCATCTCAACAGTCAGGTCAACGGTAAAGCATAACGAGAATGACAAGATCTTCAATCTTGGTTTCCTGACCAATTACCGAAGGTTCAATGTTGCAATAACTCGTGCGAAATCGTTGCTCATCATAGTAGGAAACCCTCACATTATCACTAAG GATCGGTACTGGGATAAGCTCCTGAGGTACTGTGCAGACAATGGTTCTTATCAAGGATGTCCACTTCCGCCACCAGAAGAAGAATTTGGATATTCAGGATACAGTGACACCCGAGACCAACCTGCTGCTGGGTGGGAGTACAACCAAGAACCCTCTGACCGTGGCTTCAGACATTGCAGCGCCCCATCTTCCACCGAAAAGGTGTTGGAATGGTCCGACAGGCCAGATGAGGACTACCAATCAGCTCCCAACGCAGGAGCAGAACCTCAGGAGGAGACACTGCAGCAGGTCGAGGAAGAGGCTGGGCAGGATGATGTGCAGCCTGGCCAGAACTCAGCCAACGACGACGGTGCGGTTGATGCCGCATATGTGCAGAAGTACACCTTTCCTCCTGGTTGGGGCGACGTCTCGAGCATCCCTGCGACAGGCTGGGACTGA